ATTCGCAGATCAGGCTCACGGTAAGATAAAGAAAGTAGCATTTGAAGCAGTTCAATATGGTGCCAGGGTTGCACAACAACTGGGCGTAAGCGCTACAGCGCTGGTATTGGGCGAGGCAGACAGTGCGGAGCTGGAAGCATTGGGCAATTACGGTGCTGCCAAAGTGCTGCATGTCCCAGATGCCAGGCTGAATGAGGTGGAAGGCACCGTGTTTACCAGGATCATTGCTGACGCTGCCGCACAGGAAGCAGCGCAGGTTGTTATCTTCCCACACAATTTTGATGGCAAAGCAGTTGCTCCACGTGTTGCCGCCAGACTTAAAGCTGGTTTTGTCTCAGGAGCTGTTTCCCTACCAGATACCAGTAATGGTTTCGTAGTAAAAAAGAGCGTATTTTCCGGCAAAGCATTTGCCAATGTCAATATAACGTCAGCCAGTAAAGTGATCGCTATCATGCCAAACACTTTTGCACTGGAACAGACCGATGCGAAGGCCGCTGTTACCGCCTTCTCCCCCGCTATCAACGATGCCGATTTCAAAGTGAAGGTGACCAGTGTGGAAACCGTTAGCGGAGAGATCCCATTAACGGAAGCAGAGATCGTGGTAAGCGGAGGAAGAGGACTGAAGGGCCCCGAGAACTGGGGACTGGTAGAAGATCTGGCAAAGGAACTCGGTGCAGCTACAGCATGTTCCCGCCCGGTGGCTGATACCGGCTGGCGCCCGCATCACGAACACGTGGGCCAGACGGGCCTGACCGTACGTCCGAACCTGTATATTGCTATCGGAATTTCAGGCGCTATTCAGCACCTGGCAGGTGTGAATGGTAGTAAAGTGATCGTAGTCATTAATAAAGACCCTGAAGCACCGTTTTTTAAAGCGGCAGATTATGGCATCGTTGGGGATGCCTTCGAGGTGGTTCCTAAACTGACGGCGGCCATAAAAGCAGCGAAATAAGGAAGTGCCAGGCGCACGAACTTATTATCTGTTTTTTAGATAAGGAATATTTTTTCTAACTTCACGGTCTTATAAAATATTCAGCGACAACGCAGGACAGATATGAGAAAAATAGAACTGGAAATAGTTGCTTTATCGCACAGTATAACGCAAACGCATTCATACGCCGTAGTTTTGGGAGAAGTGAACGGTTTGCGACGTCTGCCTATTGTAATAGGCGGGTTTGAAGCCCAGGCGATTGCTGTGGCGTTAGAAAAAATGCAACCCAGCCGCCCGTTAACACACGATCTGATGAAAAACTTTATGAATGCGTTTAATATTGAGCTTCATGAAGTAGTCATCAGCAACCTGCAGGAAGGAATTTTCTACTCTAAATTGATCTGTTACAGTAACGACGAAACGATAGAGATAGACTCCCGTACTTCTGACGCCCTGGCGCTGGCTGTACGATTTGGCTGTCCGATTTTCACTTACGAAAACATTCTCAATAGTGCAGGTATCCTGCTTGATGACCCTGCCGGCAAGAAAAGTGGTGTAAAACCGGTTACACCGACTATCTCTGAACACGAAAAAGGTGCGGAAGATGATCTGAAAGTATTGAACCTGGAAGAGCTCACCCAGCTGCTGCAGGAAGTGTTGGAACAGGAAGATTATATCCGTGCGATCGCCATTCGTGACGAGATCAATAGTCGCAAGAGCATCTGATAATCAATTTGACAGATTTTATTATTCATAATTTATTCCATAAACCATAGTTCACCGCTATGGTTTATGGTTTTTTATATCATGATCGTCTTCCCAAACTGCAAAATTAACCTTGGTCTGCATGTCGTAAGTAAAAGAGCGGACGGGTTCCATGAACTGGAAACAGTATTTTACCCGCTTCCCCTTACAGATGCACTGGAAGTGATCAGTCCGGG
The DNA window shown above is from Chitinophaga agri and carries:
- a CDS encoding electron transfer flavoprotein subunit alpha/FixB family protein, with the protein product MSVLIFADQAHGKIKKVAFEAVQYGARVAQQLGVSATALVLGEADSAELEALGNYGAAKVLHVPDARLNEVEGTVFTRIIADAAAQEAAQVVIFPHNFDGKAVAPRVAARLKAGFVSGAVSLPDTSNGFVVKKSVFSGKAFANVNITSASKVIAIMPNTFALEQTDAKAAVTAFSPAINDADFKVKVTSVETVSGEIPLTEAEIVVSGGRGLKGPENWGLVEDLAKELGAATACSRPVADTGWRPHHEHVGQTGLTVRPNLYIAIGISGAIQHLAGVNGSKVIVVINKDPEAPFFKAADYGIVGDAFEVVPKLTAAIKAAK
- a CDS encoding bifunctional nuclease family protein, giving the protein MRKIELEIVALSHSITQTHSYAVVLGEVNGLRRLPIVIGGFEAQAIAVALEKMQPSRPLTHDLMKNFMNAFNIELHEVVISNLQEGIFYSKLICYSNDETIEIDSRTSDALALAVRFGCPIFTYENILNSAGILLDDPAGKKSGVKPVTPTISEHEKGAEDDLKVLNLEELTQLLQEVLEQEDYIRAIAIRDEINSRKSI